GGACTTGGCCTTGCCGCCCCAGTAGGCGTCGTAGCGGTCGAGGGTGGCGGAGGAGGTGCCGTCGACCTCGGTGAGCTCGAAGGGGCCGGTGCCGGCGCCGACGGGGTTCACCGTCTTCCCGGTGTAGGCCTTCGCGGCGAGGACCGACAGCTGGGGCGAGCTGAGCCGCTGCGGGACCAGGGGGTCCTCGTCGGCGGTGGTGACGGTGACGGTGTCCGGGTCCTTCGTCTTCACGGTCAGGTCGACGCCGTCCAGGATGCGGGGCTTGGGGGAGGCGGTGGCGGCGGTGGTGAGCGAGCGTACGACGGCCTCGGCGTCGAGCTTCGTGCCGTCGTGGAAGGTGACGCCGTCGCGTATCTGGAACGTCCAGGTCCTGCCGGACTGCTGCCACTCGGTGGCGAGCGCGGGTTCGGCGTCCCCGTCGGCGTCGAGCTTCACGAGGGTCTCCGCCGTCGACCAGCGGGACAGCTTGAACGCGTCGTCGGAGAGCGGGGAGAGGGCCGAACGCGGGGGCAGCATCATCGCGACCCGGACGCGCTTGCCGTCACCGCCCCCGTCGCCCTCACCCTCGGCGGAGGCACCGGAGAAACAGCCGGTGAGCAGGGCGGAGGCCACGGCGGCCGAGAACAGGTGACGGGCGGGCAGGCGCACGGAACCCTCCGGGTAAAGGGGTGGTCAAGGGTGAGTGCGCCGACGCTAACACGATGACAATCATTTTCAGTAATCAGTGTGACGGAGATCGCGCAGCGCCGGGACCAGCGCGATCAGCATCAGCGCGGCCGTCGCAGCGAACGCCCACGGATAGCCGGTCAGCCCCGCGAGGACACCGAAGCCCGCCGCACCGACGCCCATGCCACCGTCGTAGGCGAGATTCCACAGCGCGCTGACCGTGCCGTACGAAGAGGCGGACACCCGGGCGTACATCAGGGTCAGGGTGGCGTTCTGGGCGATGCCGAAGCCGGCCCCGAACAGCGCCGATCCCGCGACGACGGCCACCGGGCTGCCGGTCGCCGCGGTGACCAGCAGGCCCGCCGCCGACAGGAGCAGACCGGGCAGGACGAGCCCGGCGCTGCCGTGCCGGTCACCGTGCCGGCCCGCCAGCCAGCGGGTGACGGTCGCGGCCGCGGGCTGGGCGAACAGGGCCGCCGCGATCACCGAGGAGGACACCGAACCGGCCGCCAACGGCAGGAAGGTGACCAGGATTCCGGCGGCCGTCGCGGTGGCGCCGAAGACGAGGACGGGGCGCAGCAGGGCACCGGTGCGCAGCCCGCGGACCACACCGACCGGCCGCTCGGCGCTCGCGCCACGGTCCGGCAGGCCGAACACCGAGACGATCGCGGCGAGCGCGGCACCGCCGCCGACGGCCGCGACGGTCCCGTACCCCGCGTGCTCCGCCAGCCACAGCCCGAGCGGCAGCGCGATCAGCGACGGCACACCGGACACCACGCCCACCACGGCGAGGCCCTCGCCCCTCCGCTCGGCCGGGATCAGCGTCGCCGTCAGGGCGCCGCCCGCGACGATGGTGAGCGCGAAGCCCAGTCCGCGCACCAGACACACGGCCACGATCCACACGATGTCCCGGGAGGCGGTCAGCGCCAGGGCCGGGGCGCCGAGCAGGAACAGGCCGGCGATCAGGACGACCCGGTATCCGAAGCGTGCGACCAGCCGGGGAGTGACCAGTTCACCGAGGACCGTGGAGAGCATCAGGGCACCGGTGGCGAGACCCGCCGCACCCCCGCCGCCCGACCCGGCCGCGTAGGCGGGGACGACCGACAGCAGCAGGAAGAAGCTGACGGTCGCCCCGACCAGGCTCACGAAGCGGAGCAGCAGGGGCCGGGTGAGCAGGGGCGGACGCGAACCGGTCGTTGGTGCGGGGTGCTTGGCCGAAGTCGTCATACCGTCGACGGTAGGTTCCCACCGGCCCTCCGC
Above is a window of Streptomyces sp. NBC_00490 DNA encoding:
- a CDS encoding MFS transporter, with translation MTTSAKHPAPTTGSRPPLLTRPLLLRFVSLVGATVSFFLLLSVVPAYAAGSGGGGAAGLATGALMLSTVLGELVTPRLVARFGYRVVLIAGLFLLGAPALALTASRDIVWIVAVCLVRGLGFALTIVAGGALTATLIPAERRGEGLAVVGVVSGVPSLIALPLGLWLAEHAGYGTVAAVGGGAALAAIVSVFGLPDRGASAERPVGVVRGLRTGALLRPVLVFGATATAAGILVTFLPLAAGSVSSSVIAAALFAQPAAATVTRWLAGRHGDRHGSAGLVLPGLLLSAAGLLVTAATGSPVAVVAGSALFGAGFGIAQNATLTLMYARVSASSYGTVSALWNLAYDGGMGVGAAGFGVLAGLTGYPWAFAATAALMLIALVPALRDLRHTDY